The proteins below come from a single Lactobacillus johnsonii genomic window:
- a CDS encoding NADH-dependent flavin oxidoreductase yields MKKLSDKVTFKHGAVINNRMVQPPMLTNSGLNGMVSEDTISYWKARANSAGLVISEYNYVSPAGGPAITWADNRTQLAVYDDKFLPGLTKMAKTMKSGGNKALLQIAHTGREANYRAHLGLPVYAPDSANYPFLPYGVQAFTTEQVEQVVKDFGRATKRAIEAGFDGVEIHGANHYLIQQFFSRFSNHRQDKWGDYEAFPLTVAKEVFKVVRKYAPQDFIIGYRISPEEINPGNVGYTWHESTKLINDLTNNFDFDYIHLSLPDYKAKPKDSDKTFAALFKPVIGKETKLIIVGDVMSQETAEDALKYTDLVAAGRAQIIDANFAAKVVAGKGDKVITELSDEEEKEQALTPGLREVMDKQTKRPNFAKMLQGLDYSKAIKVK; encoded by the coding sequence ATGAAAAAATTATCCGACAAAGTAACTTTTAAACATGGTGCAGTTATTAATAATCGAATGGTGCAACCACCGATGCTTACCAACAGTGGGTTAAATGGCATGGTTAGTGAAGATACAATTTCTTATTGGAAAGCACGTGCAAATTCTGCAGGTTTAGTAATTTCAGAATATAATTATGTGAGCCCAGCAGGTGGACCTGCAATCACTTGGGCGGATAATAGAACACAATTAGCCGTTTATGATGATAAGTTTTTACCTGGTTTGACTAAGATGGCAAAAACGATGAAATCAGGAGGGAATAAGGCCCTACTTCAAATTGCCCATACAGGACGAGAAGCAAATTATCGTGCACATTTAGGGTTGCCAGTATATGCTCCAGATAGTGCCAATTATCCATTTTTACCTTATGGAGTTCAGGCTTTCACTACTGAACAAGTAGAACAAGTTGTTAAAGATTTTGGTAGAGCGACTAAGCGAGCAATTGAAGCTGGTTTTGATGGAGTAGAGATTCACGGTGCCAATCATTATTTAATTCAACAGTTCTTTTCTCGCTTTTCAAATCATCGTCAAGATAAGTGGGGAGATTACGAAGCATTCCCATTAACTGTGGCTAAAGAAGTTTTCAAAGTTGTGAGAAAGTATGCTCCACAGGACTTTATTATTGGTTATCGGATTAGTCCAGAAGAAATTAATCCAGGTAATGTAGGTTATACCTGGCACGAATCAACAAAATTAATTAATGATTTAACAAATAATTTTGACTTTGACTATATTCATTTATCATTACCGGACTATAAGGCAAAACCGAAAGACTCTGATAAAACATTTGCAGCATTATTTAAACCGGTAATTGGAAAAGAGACAAAATTAATTATTGTGGGAGACGTAATGAGTCAAGAAACAGCTGAAGATGCCTTAAAATACACTGATTTAGTAGCTGCTGGGAGGGCCCAAATAATTGATGCTAATTTTGCGGCAAAAGTGGTTGCAGGTAAAGGAGATAAAGTAATTACTGAGTTGTCAGATGAAGAAGAAAAAGAGCAAGCTTTAACGCCAGGCTTACGTGAAGTAATGGATAAGCAGACTAAGCGTCCTAATTTTGCAAAGATGTTGCAGGGACTTGATTATAGTAAGGCGATTAAAGTTAAATAA
- a CDS encoding nuclear transport factor 2 family protein, with amino-acid sequence MKSKEQIIKRYFNSWIVPNFEDFEDTFNKNASYSECYGPIYRNKAEIIAWYKDWNKNGQVLEWPIKNIWIDKEIAFVEWYFKCNYKSRISEFDGVSIIKFDEANKIISVKEFQSDSRHVYPYENKTSALV; translated from the coding sequence ATGAAGAGTAAAGAGCAAATAATAAAAAGATATTTTAACTCGTGGATTGTTCCAAACTTTGAAGATTTTGAAGATACTTTCAATAAAAATGCTAGTTATAGTGAATGTTATGGGCCAATCTATAGAAATAAAGCTGAAATTATAGCTTGGTATAAAGATTGGAATAAGAATGGGCAAGTATTGGAATGGCCAATTAAGAATATTTGGATTGATAAGGAGATAGCTTTTGTTGAGTGGTATTTTAAATGTAATTATAAGAGTAGAATTAGTGAGTTTGATGGTGTATCAATTATTAAATTTGATGAAGCAAATAAGATAATTTCTGTGAAAGAGTTTCAATCAGATTCTAGGCATGTTTATCCGTATGAAAATAAGACTTCTGCTTTAGTCTAG